The genomic stretch GTTGCTGCTGGGGATCATGCTCGGCGCCGGCTTCCAGGCCATCGCCACCGAGTGGTGGCATTTCGAACTGCCGAATGCCGACGACTACCCCCTGCTGGAGGAATGAACCGCCCCCGGCCAAGACGTACCGAAGAAACCGCAGAGTTTCTGCCGCGACCTACAACAACAAAACGCTCCACCCTGCTTCACCTGCTACTGCCCGGTTATAGATTTTATAAAAACAAACCTGACGTACTTCCATACATCGAATGATCAAGGAAACCGGCATGACCCCAATCACCACCGTGACCCGCAAACCTTTCCCCGGCGTCGGCAAACTGCTGCTGAGCGTCCTGTGCAGCGCGCTGAGCCTCGGCGCCTGGCAAGCCGCCAGCGCTGCCGTCGCCCAGGACACACTGGTCATCGGCAAACCCGCCGACCCGCAGACCCTCGACCCGGCCGTGACCTTCGACAACAACGACTGGACCATCACCTACCCGTCCTACCAGCGCCTGGTGGGCTACAAGATCGAGGGTGACAAGAGCAGCACCGAAGTCCAGGGCGACCTGGCTGAAAGCTGGACCGTTTCCCCGGACAACCTGGTCTGGGAATTCAAGATCAAGCCCGGCAACAAGTTCGATGACGGCGCCAGTGTGGACGCCGACGCCGTGAAGTTTTCCTTCGACCGCCTGATGACCCTCAAGCAGGGGCCGTCCGGTGCGTTCCCGGAAGACATGGTGGTCGCCGTGATCGACCCACAGACTATTCGTTTCACGCTCAAGACGCCGTTCGCCCCGTTCCTGTTCACCCTGGCCCACAACGGCGCTTCGATCGTCAACCCGGCCGTGGCCAGCAAAGGCGCGGAAACCAACGCCTGGCTGTCCAGCCACACCGCAGGTTCCGGCCCGTACCGCCTGAGCAACTGGCAGAAAGGCCAGTCGCTGACCATGGAGCCCAACCCGCACTTTGCCGGGCCCAAGCCTGCGCTGAAAACCGTGGTGCTGAAGATCATCGCCGAGCCGTCGGTGCGCCGCCTGCAACTGGAACGCGGTGACCTGGACATCATCGAGGACATGCCCGAAGACCAGTTGGGCGCTCTCGCCAGCAAGCCGGGCGTGGTGGTCAAGGAGTTCCCGTCGCTGCGGGTCACCTACCTGTACCTGAACAACAAGAAAGGCCCGCTGACCAGCGTCGACGCCCGCCGGGCGATTACCGAAGCGGTGGACTACAACGGCATCGTCAAGGGCATTCTCAAGGACAAGGCCAAGCTGCTGAACGGGCCGATCCCGGATGGCATGTGGGCCTACGACAGCTCCCTGCCCGAGACGAAGCAAGACATGGCAGCCGCCAAGGAGAGCCTGGCCAAGGCACCGCAGAAGATCACCAACCTGAGCTACATGTACTCGGACAAGGACGCCAACTGGGAGCCGATCGGCCTGACCCTGCAAGCGGCTCTGGCGCCGTTGGGCATCAACCTCAAGCTGGAGAAAACCGCCAACGCCACCCTGCGTGAACGCGTTGGCCAGGCCGACTACGACATCGCCGTGGGCACCTGGAGCCCGGACTTCGCCGACCCCTACATGTTCATGAACTTCTGGTTCGACTCCAAGATGCAGGGCCTGCAAGGCAACCGTTCGTTCTACAGCAACCCCCAGGTCGACACCCTGATCCGCGAGGCCGCCACCACCAGCGACACGGCCAAGCGCGTCGAGCTGTACCAGAGCGCGCAAAAAATGGTGCTCAAGGACAGCGTCTACGCCTACCTCTATCAGAAGAGCTACACCCTGCCGATGCGTGATTCGGTCAAGGGCTACGTGTTCAACCCGATGCTGGAACAGGTGTTCAACCTTGGCAGCATGAGCAAGTAAACCCGCTCCCTCGCGCCAGCCAGCAATGGCTGGCGCGGCTGTTGAATTTTGTCGTTGCTGTGACTGAGGTGCCAAATGGCCTTCCTGACTCTGTTGCGCAAGCGCCTGTTCGGCCTGGTGTTGGTCGTGTTCGGCGTTTCGCTGATTACCTTTGCAATTTCCCACTTGATCCCCGGGGATCCCGCCCGGTTGATCGCCGGCGACCGGGCCAGCGATGCGCTGGTGGCGGGCATTCGTCACCAGTTGGGGCTGGACCTGCCGCTGTACCAACAATACGGCCGCTACCTGATGGACCTGTTGCACGGCGACCTCGGGACGTCGATCCGCACCAACCGTCCAGTGCTGGAAGACTTGCAGGCATTCTTCCCTGCCACGCTGGAGCTGGCCCTGGTGGCGCTGTTCCTGGCGATCCTGGTGGGCGTGCCCCTGGGCGTGCTGTCGGCGGTCTATCACAACCGGGCGATCGACCAGATCGCGCGGACCCTGGCGGTCACTGGCATTTCCACACCGGCCTTCTGGCTGGGCCTGGGGGCCATAGTGCTGTTCTACGGCCACCTGGGCTGGTTGCCCGGCGGCGGCCGCTTGTCCGAAGGCGTGGCACCACCGCCGACCTTCACCGGGTTCTACCTGATCGACGCCCTGCTGGCCGGTGACGGCGGGCTGTTTCTCGACGCCCTGGAACACCTGATCCTGCCGGCCGCGACCCTGGGCTTCGTGACCCTGGGCGTGGTCGCCCGGCAGATCCGCTCGGCGATGCTCGACCAACTCGGCGAAGACTACATTCGCACAGCCCGGGCTTATGGCCTGTCACGCTGGACAGTGATCCTGCGCCATGCGCTGCCCAATGCGCTGATCCCTTCGGTGACGGTGCTGGGGCTGACCCTGGGCGACTTGCTGTATGGCGCGGTGCTGACCGAAACCGTGTTCGCCTGGCCCGGCATGGGCGCCTATGTGGTCAAGTCGATCCAGTCCCTGGACTTCCCGGCAGTGATGGGCTTCGCGATCCTGGTGTCGTTTATCTATGTACTGCTGAACATGGCCATCGATCTTCTGTACCGCGTGATCGATCCACGCATTGGCGAGGTGAATTGAAATGTCCCTGACCCTGACGGCCGCGCGTGGTCCGCGCTGGCGCGAAAAACTCGCCTACCTGGCCTACCAGATCCGCCGCAGCCCGCTGACCATGGCCGGCCTGGCAATCACCCTGATGGTCCTGCTGTGCATGATCTTTGCGCCCTGGCTGGCCAGCCATGATCCCAACGCCCTGAACCTCGCCGAGCGCCTGGCACCGCCGTCGGCCGAGCACTGGTTCGGTACCGACGAAGTCGGCCGCGACCTGTTCAGCCGAGTCCTGTACGGCAGCCAGCAATCGGTGGGCGTCGGCCTGTTCGTGGCCTTTGCCTCGTGCTTGATTGGCGGCTTGCTGGGCTGTTTTTCCGGAGTGATCGGCGGGCGCTTCGATGCCCTGACCATGCGCCTGATGGACATCATGCTGTCGGTGCCGTCGCTGGTGCTGATCATGGCCCTGGCCGCCGCGCTGGGCGCCAGCCTGTTCAATGCCATGTTGGCAATTACCCTGGTACGGATTCCGTCCTATGTGCGCCTGGCCCGCGGCCAGGCCCTGAGCATCCGCCAGATGGGCTACGTCAAGGCTGCCGAAACCTTCGGCGCCGGGCGTTGGCACATGGTGCACTGGCACGTCGCACGCAATGCCATGCCCCCTTTGCTGGTGCAATTGAGCCTGGATATCGGCAGCGCGATCCTCATGGCATCGGCCCTGGGTTTCATCGGCCTGGGCGCACAACAACCCACCGCCGAATGGGGCGCCATGGTCGCCACCGGGCGCAACTACATCCTGGACAACTGGTGGTACTCGACCTTCCCGGGGCTGGCGATCCTGATCACCGCCACCGGTTTCAATTTGCTGGGCGATGGCGTGCGCGATCTGCTCGACCCACGGCAACAGGGGAAATGACCATGCACACTGCTACGCCTGTATTGGCCATCGAAAACCTGAGCCTGGAATTCCCGGCCTACAAGAACAACGTCAAGGCGTTGAACGGCGTCTCGCTGCACGTCAATCCGGGGGAAATAGTCGGCGTGGTCGGCGAGTCCGGCTCGGGCAAGTCGGTGACCGCAATGCTCAGCATGCGCCTGCTGCCCGAGCGCAGTTATCGCGTGACCGGTGGCAGCCTGCACATGCTCAACCGCGACATGCTCGCTGCCCCGGAAAAAGACTTGCTGCAGATTCGCGGTCGCGATGCGGCGATGATTTTCCAGGAGCCGATGACCGCGCTCAACCCAACCCGGCGCATTGGCCGGCAGATGCTCGACGTGATCATCCACCACCAGAAGATCAGTGCCGCCGAGGCTCGCACCAAGGCCATTGCCTTGCTGCGCGACATGCACATCGCCAGCCCTGAACAAGTGCTGGAAAGCTATCCCTTCGAGCTGTCCGGCGGCATGCGCCAACGGGTGATGATCGCCCTGGCGTTTTCCTGTGAACCACAACTGCTGATCGCCGACGAGCCGACCACTGCCCTCGACGTCACGGTGCAACGCCAGGTGCTGTTGCTGCTGCGCGAGAAGGCCCGGCAAAAAGGCACGGCGATCTTGCTGATCACCCACGACATGGCGCTGGTCTCGCAGTTCTGCGACCGGGTCTACGTGATGTACACCGGCGCCGTGGTCGAGCAAGGCAGCACCGCCGAAGTCATGGGCAACCCCCAACACCCTTACACCCAGGGGTTGCTCAGCGGCCTGCCAGAAATGGTCGAGCCGGGTCAGCCGCTGATGACCATTCCCGGGCAAGTGCCCAACCTGGCCTCCCTGCCCGTGGGCTGCACTTTCGAAGAACGCTGCCCGCACAGCATGCCAGTGTGTGGCAAGCGTCCGGTCCTGACCCCCATCCAGGGTAATGAGCAACGCCAAAGCGCGTGCTGGTTGCCGCTCAAGGAGTTTGCGTGATGAACAGTGCGCTGATTCACCCCGTTAGCGAATCCGCAGCCGAGATCCTGCGGCTCACGGACGTGCGTGTGCGCTTCCCGGTGAGCAACGACTGGCTGGGGCGACCACGGGGTTACGCCCACGCCCTCAACGGCATTGACCTGCAGGTGCGGGCCGGGGAAACCCTGGGTATCGTCGGCGAGTCCGGCTGCGGCAAAAGCACCCTGGCCCAGTTGCTGATGGGCCTGCTCGCGCCCAGCAGCGGTGAGCTGAACTGGGCCGCTGGCAGCAAGGGACCGGGCAGCAGCAACGTGCAGATCGTGTTCCAGGACCCGCAATCGTCCCTTGATCCGCGCCTGCCGATCTGGAGGATCATCACCGAACCGCTGTACGCCCGCGGCCACCGCAACCGCAGCGAAATGCGCGAGATCGCGGCCAAGGTTGCGGCGCAGGTGGGGATCCGCCCGGAGTACCTGGACCGCTTCGCCCACCAGTTTTCCGGTGGCCAGCGGCAACGGATCGCCATCGCCAGGGCCCTGTCCTCGGACCCGGACATCATCGTCCTCGACGAGCCGACCTCGGCCCTGGATATCTCGGTGCAGGCGCAGATCCTCAACCTGCTGGCCGAATTGCAACGGGCCCGCAACCTGACGTACATATTAATTTCGCACAACGTCTCGGTAGTGCGGCACATGGCCGACCGTGTGGCGGTGATGTACCTGGGGCAGATCGTCGAACTGGGCAGCGCCGCCCAGGTCCTCGAAGAACCGCGCCATCCCTACACTCGCCTGCTGTTCGAAGCAGTACCGCGCCTGGGGGTTGCCCTGCATGCCGAACAGGTCGCCGCGCCAACCGAGCTCCCCGGTAACCGGCAACTGCCCACAGGCTGTTTTTTCCGTGAGCGCTGCAGCTTCAGCACCCACGGTTGTGAACAACCACAGGTGATGCGTGGGGGTGAGCAGCAGCGAGTCAGGTGTCACGTCCAGCTGTGATCGGGCTGGGCCAGCCGGGGAGCCACTCCCCGGCTGCTACGGTTGGGTTGCGGGTCGGCTAAAGCTCATCGTCCTTCTTGCCCGACAACGGCGAGCGGTACTCGTGGCGCTCCTCGGCGTCTGGCGCCTCCATGTTGCTGCCCGGCATGAACACGTTAGTCAGCAGTTCCCGGGCGTCGACTTCCATGACCCCGGGCACGCCCCGGGCCAGTTCAATTGCCTGTTCACACTGGCGATGGGTCAGCACCCTGCCGCTCAAGGCCACTGTGCCGGCATGGGTCTTGACGTGGACATTCAGGCTCAAGGTCTTATCGGCGAAGGCCAGGGCGGATTTCACCCGGGTGGTGGTCCACGTGTCGTGAACGGCCATGCCCAGGTCGTGGGACAAATGCTGCAAGGAATGATTTTTCATGGCAGAACCCTCTGTTGTGAGCCGTCGTATGGCCAGCGGGTTCGCCGGGCAATACGCGCCACAACACAGGTTAATTATAGTGCCTGGCGCGCGGTGCCGATTGGCCACGCAAAAAGGCCGCCAGGAAGGCGGCCCATGGGATCTGCCGGGGTGACGCGCTTGTGCGCCCGAGGGGATATTACTGCGACATGGCGTCTTTTTTCATGGCGTCTTTGCCCATTGCGTCCTTGGACATCGAGCCCTTGCTCATTGCATCTTTGCTCATTGCATCCTTGCCCATAGCGTCTTTGCTCATTGCATCCTTGGACATCGAGTCCTTGCTCATGGCGTCTTTACTCATCGCGCCTTTACTCATCGCGTCTTTGCTCATTGCATCTTTGGACATGGTGTCCTTGCCCATGGTGTCAGCGGCATACACGCTGGCGGCGCCTAGTGCCAGGCACATGGACAGGACTGCAGTGGTGATCTTGTTCATGGTGTAACTCCTTGAAGCTCAGGTTGCGAATCGACGCAGCGAGTGCCGCGCCGTAGAAATTCTCGGCGCCCATCAGCTACCACCGAACCAGTTGTAGCCCTGGTCTTCCCAGTAGCCACCGCTGTAGGTATTGCTGACGAATATCGCCTGGATGTGTTTGGGGTTCTTGTAGCCCAGCTTGGTCGGCATGCGCAGCTTCATCGGAAAGCCATAGCGGCGCGGCAGCACTTCGCCGTCATAGGTCAGGGCCAGCAGGGTTTGCGCATGCAGGGCGGTGGCCATGTCGATGCTGGTGTAGTAGTCGTCGGCGCATTTGAAGCCGACATACTTGGCGTCGGTGTCGGCACCGATCCGCTTGAGGAAATCGCTGAAGCGCACCCCGCCCCAACGGCCAATTGCACTCCAGCCTTCAACGCAGATATGCCGGGTGATCTGCTCGGTCTGCGCCATGGCGCGCAATTCATCGAGGCGCCAACTGCGCCGGTCCGCCACCAGGCCGGTGACTTCCAGGCGATACTCGGCTTCTTCGACCACCGGCACCTGGTCGATGCCGTAGAAGGCATTGAAGGGGAACGGCCGGGTAATCATCGATTGCGGATAAGTCGGCGCCAGTGCGTTGGGGTTGAACAGCCAGCCCTGCACCCGGTCATTGAACCGTGACATCGCCGACAGCGCGGTTTCGACACTGTCGTTGTCGGTCAGGCTGCAACCGGACAACATCGCCACACCCCCCAGGGTCA from Pseudomonas sp. S04 encodes the following:
- a CDS encoding oligopeptide/dipeptide ABC transporter ATP-binding protein, translated to MNSALIHPVSESAAEILRLTDVRVRFPVSNDWLGRPRGYAHALNGIDLQVRAGETLGIVGESGCGKSTLAQLLMGLLAPSSGELNWAAGSKGPGSSNVQIVFQDPQSSLDPRLPIWRIITEPLYARGHRNRSEMREIAAKVAAQVGIRPEYLDRFAHQFSGGQRQRIAIARALSSDPDIIVLDEPTSALDISVQAQILNLLAELQRARNLTYILISHNVSVVRHMADRVAVMYLGQIVELGSAAQVLEEPRHPYTRLLFEAVPRLGVALHAEQVAAPTELPGNRQLPTGCFFRERCSFSTHGCEQPQVMRGGEQQRVRCHVQL
- a CDS encoding molybdopterin-dependent oxidoreductase, yielding MNKHTQGPHLDESSILTDARKILAPQLQVEDRSRRSFLLRGLTLGGVAMLSGCSLTDNDSVETALSAMSRFNDRVQGWLFNPNALAPTYPQSMITRPFPFNAFYGIDQVPVVEEAEYRLEVTGLVADRRSWRLDELRAMAQTEQITRHICVEGWSAIGRWGGVRFSDFLKRIGADTDAKYVGFKCADDYYTSIDMATALHAQTLLALTYDGEVLPRRYGFPMKLRMPTKLGYKNPKHIQAIFVSNTYSGGYWEDQGYNWFGGS
- a CDS encoding ABC transporter ATP-binding protein, whose amino-acid sequence is MHTATPVLAIENLSLEFPAYKNNVKALNGVSLHVNPGEIVGVVGESGSGKSVTAMLSMRLLPERSYRVTGGSLHMLNRDMLAAPEKDLLQIRGRDAAMIFQEPMTALNPTRRIGRQMLDVIIHHQKISAAEARTKAIALLRDMHIASPEQVLESYPFELSGGMRQRVMIALAFSCEPQLLIADEPTTALDVTVQRQVLLLLREKARQKGTAILLITHDMALVSQFCDRVYVMYTGAVVEQGSTAEVMGNPQHPYTQGLLSGLPEMVEPGQPLMTIPGQVPNLASLPVGCTFEERCPHSMPVCGKRPVLTPIQGNEQRQSACWLPLKEFA
- a CDS encoding ABC transporter substrate-binding protein translates to MTPITTVTRKPFPGVGKLLLSVLCSALSLGAWQAASAAVAQDTLVIGKPADPQTLDPAVTFDNNDWTITYPSYQRLVGYKIEGDKSSTEVQGDLAESWTVSPDNLVWEFKIKPGNKFDDGASVDADAVKFSFDRLMTLKQGPSGAFPEDMVVAVIDPQTIRFTLKTPFAPFLFTLAHNGASIVNPAVASKGAETNAWLSSHTAGSGPYRLSNWQKGQSLTMEPNPHFAGPKPALKTVVLKIIAEPSVRRLQLERGDLDIIEDMPEDQLGALASKPGVVVKEFPSLRVTYLYLNNKKGPLTSVDARRAITEAVDYNGIVKGILKDKAKLLNGPIPDGMWAYDSSLPETKQDMAAAKESLAKAPQKITNLSYMYSDKDANWEPIGLTLQAALAPLGINLKLEKTANATLRERVGQADYDIAVGTWSPDFADPYMFMNFWFDSKMQGLQGNRSFYSNPQVDTLIREAATTSDTAKRVELYQSAQKMVLKDSVYAYLYQKSYTLPMRDSVKGYVFNPMLEQVFNLGSMSK
- a CDS encoding pentapeptide MXKDX repeat protein codes for the protein MNKITTAVLSMCLALGAASVYAADTMGKDTMSKDAMSKDAMSKGAMSKDAMSKDSMSKDAMSKDAMGKDAMSKDAMSKGSMSKDAMGKDAMKKDAMSQ
- a CDS encoding BON domain-containing protein encodes the protein MKNHSLQHLSHDLGMAVHDTWTTTRVKSALAFADKTLSLNVHVKTHAGTVALSGRVLTHRQCEQAIELARGVPGVMEVDARELLTNVFMPGSNMEAPDAEERHEYRSPLSGKKDDEL
- the ddpC gene encoding D,D-dipeptide ABC transporter permease; amino-acid sequence: MSLTLTAARGPRWREKLAYLAYQIRRSPLTMAGLAITLMVLLCMIFAPWLASHDPNALNLAERLAPPSAEHWFGTDEVGRDLFSRVLYGSQQSVGVGLFVAFASCLIGGLLGCFSGVIGGRFDALTMRLMDIMLSVPSLVLIMALAAALGASLFNAMLAITLVRIPSYVRLARGQALSIRQMGYVKAAETFGAGRWHMVHWHVARNAMPPLLVQLSLDIGSAILMASALGFIGLGAQQPTAEWGAMVATGRNYILDNWWYSTFPGLAILITATGFNLLGDGVRDLLDPRQQGK
- a CDS encoding ABC transporter permease, coding for MAFLTLLRKRLFGLVLVVFGVSLITFAISHLIPGDPARLIAGDRASDALVAGIRHQLGLDLPLYQQYGRYLMDLLHGDLGTSIRTNRPVLEDLQAFFPATLELALVALFLAILVGVPLGVLSAVYHNRAIDQIARTLAVTGISTPAFWLGLGAIVLFYGHLGWLPGGGRLSEGVAPPPTFTGFYLIDALLAGDGGLFLDALEHLILPAATLGFVTLGVVARQIRSAMLDQLGEDYIRTARAYGLSRWTVILRHALPNALIPSVTVLGLTLGDLLYGAVLTETVFAWPGMGAYVVKSIQSLDFPAVMGFAILVSFIYVLLNMAIDLLYRVIDPRIGEVN